TATTTTCACTGCTGTTCAATATTTTGTCATGGAACATATCACAGTTCATTAATCCTTTCTCTTGTTTATGGACATTgtgttatttttacattttcctaaaatgaataGTACTACTGCAAACATTCTAGTACACGGCTTCTTTCCCCATGCACAAGAATGCCTTGATTATttaggcaggagtgcaatggttaAATCATAGGGAAAGCAAATTTTCTATTGTTAAAAAGTAGTGCCACATTGTTTTCAAAGCAATTGTTCAACTTTATACTCCATTAgcagtggattttttaaaaagtttgttttcaaagcaattgtaccaatttatacttcATTGGAAGTGGATAAAAAGTTATTGTTATTCATATCCTTTTTATTCTATTACTGTATTTCATTAGCTTCAAAGAATTCTAGTTTGATCTCCTAGGTCTCTGCTACTTGTAGATACCATACAATGGTGGCATAAAAATCTATGTGCGTCATGCAACATTTCAAGGGAGTGAATAATTGTTTTCTTGCTTCTGTAGAGAAAATTCCCTAGGTGtctttaataacattatttttaaagtaaaagtaaacaCACTAATCTATGTGTCTGGATCTATTTAAATGTACACAGTGGTAAGATGAGAATCAAGAATAGTCTATTTGAAAACTCTATTGATGCTCCAATGTGGTTTTCTTCACCTATGAACCACACATTTGAACAAAAGGGATTTTCCCCCCTATTTCTATGTAGTTACGTAAACCCTTGGCAGTGGTGGTGTTTACCTTTTTTATTGACACAAACCAAAAATATAATCAGCATGTTATCTTTATATGTTACAAAAAAgtatgatttttgtttcattttaatttttttaaagcttgcaAATAAACGTATTCAGAATATGCAAAacctaaagaaagagaagaggagattGAATAAAAGGTTTGCAAGGCCTTCTCCTATTCCAGAACCAGGACTCCTAGTAAGTATAGAGGTTTCACTAAAATTAACAGATCATTAAATGCAACTGACATCCTCATTTTAATTCATGTAATATTCactataaattttgtttttccctttctctttgagAAATTTGTAATTTCAGTCTTAAAAGTCTTATAATCAAAGTCTCATCTATTATTTAAATATCCTTTGCAGTCATCTCCTGTAGGTGATATGGTTTAATGAAAAGAGGATTATCTTTGAAACCAGGTTGTTCTGGACTCCAGTTCTTGTTTTGCCATATGTTTGATGACTACATAAGGTTAATCACTTAAATCTTTTGGCTATATATCAGAAAATTTATTGCCAAATTTAAGGTCACATTAGTTCTCTTATATATTATCTCCTAGAAGTTTTGCAGTTGTATATGTtaaatttaggtctatgatccatagCGAGTTAATGTTAATGAAAGGTGTCAGTGCCcagattatcattattattttcatgtagaTATCAAGTTctaataccatttgttgaaaacactatcttttctctattgtattgcctttgcttcCATATCAAAGGTTTATTGACTATATatttatgtgggtttatttctgagtcccctattctgtttcattgaatCCTGCTTTTCACCAATACTATACTGTCTTGAAAACTATAGATTTACAGTAAGTCTAGAAATCAGGTAGTGTCAGTCCTCTTCTGTTCTTCTCCCTCAAtgttgtgttggctattctggaaCTTTTCCCtttcaatataaaatttagaatcagtTTGGTGAAATCTACAAAGTAACTTGCTagaatttttattgggattgtgCTGGATCCAAAGGATCAGTTTGGAAATAACTGATATCTTAAACAATATTCAGTCTTCCTATAAATTAACATAGAAGTTCTCCTATTTATTTAGATCATCTTTTTTAcctgagttttataattttcctgatccagattttatacatattttcttggATTTATgcctaagtgttttattttttgttgccaATTTAAATGGCAGGCTGTTTTTCACTTTGCATTCAAATTGTTTATTGTTGGCATAAAGGAAATCAATTGAATTTTCTGTATTAAACTTACATCCTGTAACCTTACTATAATTGTTTATTACTTCCAagagtttttttggttgttttttattgctattgttgattctttgggattttctacttAGACAGTCAGGTCATCTGTGAAGGAAGACACggaacaatttctttctttcttctgaaatggtataacatttatttccttttcttgtcttactgtaTTAGCTATGTCTTCCATTATGATGTTGAACAGAAGTGAGAAGGtacatttttgcctttttcctaATGTTAGctgaaaaaaaatctggtttCCTGCCAGTAACTATAATGTTAGGTGTAGGTATTTTAGAGATGTTCCTTATTAAGTGAAAGACATCCGTCTCTACACCTACTACTGAGAACTTTTACCATAAATtggtattggattttgtcaaattctcATTATGCATtgttgatatgatcatatgatttttctcctttagccTTTTGATATGATGATTTTCATTACATAATTTTTAGATGTTGAAACAGCCTTACATTCTTGGGATAAGTCTCAGattgtgtataattatttttacacatGTTTGGAtcaatttgctaacattttgttgagaatttttacatctatgttcatgagagatatttgtctatcattttcctttctcttaacatatttttagggttttggtattaggataacGCTAGCCTCACAGAATGAGTCAAGAAGTATTACCTCTACTTCTATTTTCTGCAAGATATTGTAAAGAATTAGTAAAGTGTCTATTTTAAATATTCGGTAGAATTAATCAGTGAAACTATCTGGGTctagtattttctattttgaaagactggtaattattaattaattttttaaatatatcataatcCTATCTAGATTATCTATGTCTCATGTGAATTTTAGTAGATTGAATCCTTTTTAGATTTGGTCAGTTTTACCTAAGTTTTCAAGTTTATGAGCATAGAGCTGTTggttatattcttttatttttcttttaatgttcatGGGATTGGCACTTATGgtctctcttttatttatgatgttagtaatttgtgtcttttttggtTAGTCTGGcaaaagtttatcaattttactaatattttcaaagaattatattttggtttcattaattttctctattgcaTTCTGTTTGCAATTTCATAGATTTCTGCATTAGTTTTTATGTCTTTTCTACTgcttactttgggtttaatttgctcttcttcttCTGGTTTCCTAAGGAGAAATCTTAGAATATTGAGTATAGATTTACTTCTTTTCTATTAATGCTATAAAATTTCTCTAAGCATCACTTTTACTATATcccataaattttaataaatcatattttcattttcattttgttcagaatattctaaatttcttttgaaacttCTTCATTGACCCATGTGTTAGTTATAAGTATattcttaatttccaaatatttgaggattttcCAGTTATCTTTCTTGTTATTGGTTTCTAGTATAactccactgtggtctgagaacacactttgtatgatttctatccttttaaatttgttaaggtatATTTTAGTGACATTGAATGTGAtctgtcttggtgaatgttccatgtgtcttgagaaaaatgcatattctgctgTTAGTAAATAAAGTAACTATTAATGTCAATTAAATTCACCTGACTGATGGTGCTGTTCAGTTCAAATATATTCTTACAGATTTTCTGCCTGCTAGATCTGTCAATTACTGTTAGAAGGAATTGACATTTCCAGCTATAACAgcagatttgtctatttcttcgtgcacttttatcagtttttgcctcacatattttgaCGTTGTGTTGTTAGGCACAAACACATTAAGGATTACTATGTAATTTTACCTCATTATTACTATGTAATGCCCCTTTTTATCATTGATAATTTTCTTGTTCTGAAGTCTgatttgtctgaaattaataatccttcttcagctttcttttgattattgttAGCAaggtatatctttctccatccctttgctTCTATCTGCCCTTACACttaaaatgagtttcttgtaAACAACATACAGTtgtgtattgtatttttatttactctgaCAGTATTTCTCTTTAAGATCATTGACATCtgaagtgattattgatatagttgagTTAGTATGTGCTTATCTGTTACTGTCTTTTAGTTGTggacttgttttttctttcatttatgtcttttgtttttcca
The sequence above is a segment of the Theropithecus gelada isolate Dixy chromosome 14, Tgel_1.0, whole genome shotgun sequence genome. Coding sequences within it:
- the CCDC179 gene encoding coiled-coil domain-containing protein 179, with the protein product MCLYCWDIEPSQVSPEGPRQHHPSEVTERQLANKRIQNMQNLKKEKRRLNKRFARPSPIPEPGLLWSS